The stretch of DNA TGCTACTTCTTTCCTTCAGGATTagagtcagaagggacctctggaggcttCCAGTGCTAAgatctgctctgagcagggagaAATTTCACATCAGATCAGGCTGCTTCCTCAATGCTTCCTCCACCTCACTTTTGAAAGCCATACTCATAGGGGCACTGGCTGGAAGGCCAGTTCTGATTCAGTGGTGCTACAAGACAGCAGTGTGGAAGAGAAGGGTGACCAGCACCAAAACGACCATGTCCTGCTGCTGTTAGTATTCGTGGGTCCAAGAAAGCGGTGACCCTGCCTcaaaggctgcagggagggagtgCCTGCCAGGGCAGTAAAGGGCAGCCCCAAAGGAGGACACCAGGGCTTTCCACCACGTTGCAGCAGGGATCTTCATTCCACAACCACTGCTGTACCTGAGAAGAGTGTATGAGAAATGAGATCCAGAGAAACTGCCTACCTGCTGGTTcctttatttagttagttacaAAGAGCTTAACAGCACCTCTACATGAGGTCTTTGGGTTAGAAGAAAAGGTAGAAGAAGAATAGAAATATCTTAAATTTATAAAGTAAattcataagaaaatatttagcatATTGGAATAATATTGAAAAGAATgaacaattttttaaatatacgAACAAAGATATTTCTCACTTGTCCACGTATATTTCAGGGAATGAGATGCAGAAGACGGGTTCCTCtctgaaatactgaatattGCAATAACATCCTCAGTGCCTCCTTGAGCTCTTtattcctcatgctgtagatgagggggttcactgctggaggcaccaccgagtACAGAAATGACACCACCAGgtccagggatggagaggagatggaggggggcttcaggtaggaAAACATGGCAGTGCTGAGATACAgggagaccacggccaggtgagggaggcacgtggaaaaggctttgtgccggccctgcacagagggcatcctcagcactgccctgaagatctgcacataggacaccacaatgaaaacaaaaaaaacaacacctaaACAGGCACTAACCAGAAGAAACCTGACTTccctgaggtaggcatctgagcaggagagcttgaggatctgggggatttcacagaagaactggtccacagcattgccgtggcagaggggcagggaaaatgtgttggccgtgtgcaggacagcaATGAGtaaagccactgccccaggcagctgctgccatctgggcacaagctctgctgcccacgaggctcccgtagtgcaggggcttgcagatggcaacgtagcggtcgTAGGCCATGACGGTGAGAAGGAAATACTCTGCTCCAGctaagaagacaaaaaagaagacCTGAGCAGCACAtccttgataggagatggccctggtgtcccagagggcattggccatggctttgggcagagtggtggagatgcagcccacgtcgaggagggcgaggttgaggaggaagaagtacatgggggtgtggaggcggtggtggcAGGCTACGgcgctgaggatgaggccgttgcccaggagggcagccaggtagatgcccaggaagagcgcgaagtgcaggagctgcagctcgcgcgtgtctgcgaatgccagcaggaggaactctgTGATGGAGCTGACGTTGGACATCTGTTATTTCTGGTCATGAGGTCCTGtacaaggaagagaaaggcagTGATTGTGTACCACAGACATAACTGATGAAAAACCCTTTCCatattctcatttaaaatcacCAAAATATTGCCCATTTCCAGGCAGATATTTTGAAGCTCTCTTTCATTGATTCTGCCTGAGAGTGTCTCTGGGAGCAGGGGATCCTCTGTGGCAATGGAAGAATCAGTCCTGCACTACTGCCAGAGGGAGTGGCTTGATAGCAACATGGTAGGAACATGGTAGGAACATGGGGTAGTCTCAGATTAACTTTACTGCTGATATCAAAGAGATTTCCCCAGTTTTGCTGCTAGTTCACCCtactgcagagcagaggtgtgGAGGTTTAGATatgtaattatttgttttgtggttttggttgTAGCTGCCCCACCACACCGGAGAACTGTTTCTAAGGCATAAATCCTGGGCATTCTGCTGCACTCCAAGTAAAACCTTGTGGATCCTCAGAGGCAAAGACACTGTGCCTTTAGTGCAGTGTCCCTCAGAGATGACAGCCAGCCtctccatcagtgctggtctcAGCTGCCCTGTGAGAGCTGCACGAAAGTTGTACTCAGTTGTTCATCTGAAAAGAACCTGAAcactgctgaaagcagaggaatCCAGGCTCAAAGTGCCCATCTCCACACCCCTCACCTTGTCCCCATACTCACCTTTCCCCAAACACCCCGAGGGCACACCACATGCCTCTGAAAcctccatccccagccagcctgcaaacaagaccagcagcagcacggccagctggagaagccaggaggaatgccagcgtgctgctgccaggggaggcaaggccagggagggacagacggacacTCAGCagaccctcctgtgctgcagctctgcctgcagaggaggcagctcATGCTCTTTGCAATGCAATCTGTAGTCATCTCAAATTGGCTAGAGACCTCCCAAAGACAGAGCACTGGGCATTGGAGGGTTCGCAGCTCCTAAAGATCAGCTAGGATAAAACCTGAGAGGACCACAATGATGATGTTGGTGTAGTTTCTGGGCTGAGGTGTGGGAAGGGACTTTATGAAGTTCATTGATTCAGTATTGATCTCTCACTGCAATTCTCTTGGAGTCACAGTTTGCAGTACAAACCTGACCACCTATTACCATGAAACCGGCCTCCGCTCTATCACAGGTATCTGCAAGCAGAGGCTATAGAAAAAGTCTTGCCTTTCAGGTAGTCCCTGCCCAGGtctttctcttgaaaaatcCAATTTTAAATGCCAATCTCTAATGCATTTTCTACTCCTCactggagaaacagagagacCCACCCTGCCAGATGCTATCAGCCGTCGGATGTGCCAGCTGTAGAAGACCCGTCTGCCAGAaggccctgctgccagagcctcaCGGTGCCAAGAGCCTGCAGATGTGTCCTGCCACACGCTGCCCTCTGTTGTTGCGCTCCTCAGtgcctccaagccctctctccttctctcctctctgtgtGCCAGCTGCGGTCAGAGCCCCCAGTcctgctgcactgtgcagaggagctgctcctgggcacagctgtctctctgcagcacgGCCCTCTTGCCAcgagctctctctgtcccatgagcccggcccagctcagcagcacagcacccgaCCATGGCATAGCTTACTCTGTGCCCTTGGGTTCCCTCGAGGTGTCCCCAAGGCCTCAGGGCTGACAGCTCCCCAAGGCAGCAGGGTCTCTGCTGGGGTGTGCTGATTGAAGGAGACTGAATTCATCACTGACCTCTTCTCTCTGTAGATGCCAGAGActaattttttaaagtgtgattTGTGCTTTGGATTGTGGTTGTCAAGCATGTTGTGCTTTATCCTGGCATACAGCTCAGCACCAAGTAGCTCATCCTCACCCCAGAAATGCTAATgtgttgagataaggacggtTTGattgcaaaaggaaaggaagagatgttgctgctgctgatgatgatgatggtgataATGTAGTTTAATAAATCAAGcgatgcacagtgcaattgctcaccacacACTGAACAATACACAGCCCGTCCCCAGGCAGGGGTCCCCCTGAACCTGGCCAGCCTGCCTCAGGATCTCCTGTGTAGGTCCTTTgatcttgctttgttttatgtcAAAATCAGCAGTGGTGGgacttcattcaggccacaGACGTCCACCATTATCTTCCATTTACCATTAGAATTTTGCACTGTCTATATGGGACTATTAAAAGGTGAGAGAGCCTTGGCTCTCACTCCTTGGCTCTGCAGTCAATGAACCAGCTCATGCAGGGGAGTCAGGGAGTCTCTGTCAGTGCAATACTACCTCAGGTGCACtgttgtggtagcgattggcacctGCTGCTCATTGGCCATCAGCACCTCCACAGCAGAAGGGTCCTGTGAGAGAGTGGGCAAGGTAGACAACTGTTTAAAGGTAAGCCTTTGGATCTTTGGAGTACCCTTTCCTGAAGGAGTCTATACTAAGGGTGCACAGAGCTTCTGGGCCAGTCTCAAGGGGTTGCTTTTGCCACTCTTTCCCATTAGACTCACctcagcctccaatacagttagCTACTGGGATTCTCCCATCATTCCAAAAATACAATTGGGTTCTGGCCCTTttagctcgatggcattacaCTACACTGTGCATTGGTGTCCTTTAAAACCTAACACCTGCTCTGGGTCTGATGTGCCAAGCGAGTAATCCTCAAAGTCCAATACACTCAgttgcctccttcctccccccggTTGGAGGTAGAACCCCTCTAGTCCCGCTCATAGTATTCATTATTCTGTTTGGAGGACTGCCCACTAGAAACAGGAGCAGCAATTTTCTCAGACAAACCActttttgtgaatgttttccTTGCACTTCATGTATCCATGCCTCTAGGATGgaggtagattttccatcccatttacTCATGGCTTCTCCATGGTCACACAGTTAAAACCACAGGTTTCCACGTGGTATGTACCCACTGTATCACCTTTCTTGAGTAGAGGGACACTTACACCTGAGAGCTGAGGTATTGGTTCttacaggtggggaggaagatgtATTCTCTTGTAGTTCTTGGACCTACTCAGACAGTTTCTCCATTGCCGAGACACAGGTTCgtagggaagaagagagactttctttGTAATGCCATAGCTGGCTAGCCGATTCATCCACCATGGGTTCCTCTTGGTCTTTCCTGGTCATTACTGCCAACGAATTGGCATATGATTATGGTGCGCTCTGTACAAACTTCTGTCACATGGGTCATGTGCAGTTGACTTCATCGGGATCTTTGGGCAGCTGTTAGTTTTCTAGGTTTCTACAAATCGCCTTCAGCATGGGTAATTCCCTTAGGTACACGATACCCCTGTGCATGGTGGTACACTTGCCTGGTTGACATAGAAGATCTTCCTTCAAGggatacctttctttcaggCCTGAGAGGATTAAGTTCCTTGTGCCCTTTTCCAATGGCTTTCTCAATCACCCCTCACCTACAGgaggatcccagctgcttggcttccctgccctctaaaTCCAGACTGTTAGCCCCCTTCTctcagcactggagcagccagcTGACAATGTGCTCACCGAGATGAtggctaaaatattttcccatgtCTCGTAGCTTACACTGGGATAGGGATCACATGGTTTCTGATGCTTATATTACCTCTTCTTCTTGGTCACCCTGCCTCCATGATGGACCAACTTAGGAGAAACCTGCCTCTTCtacttcctcctcctttcttgtCTGGGTGCctgagtttctttcctttctaaagaaaaactgaCTTTTACACccattgttttctcttgcataAAGAGGCAACCGATACTGGCACAGGCTGGTTCTCTGGCCCAGCCATGGGGCCCATTGCAGgtgctggagtggctgcagggcccATCACTGGAGTTATTCTGCCTGCAGGGCCTTTTGGATGAGTTGGAGTGGCTGCAGTGCCTATCGCAGGTTTGGGAGTAGCTATAGGGCCTGTCACGAGTGTCAATTTAACTTTGGGCCCACCTCAGGAGCTGGAGTGCCTGCAGGGCCTGTtgcagggtttggagtggcttTGGACAGGCCATATGCCTGTCATGGAGGAGAAGGGAGATAtgcaggagaaagagagagggaagaagtgGTGAAAAGCATCCCCCACTGTCCATCCCAGTTCCACCCACCCTGCATAGGTTTACTCCCCaaggagaaaaggcaaagagtTTAAAAGAGTGTAACTCTAAATAATTTCTAAGAGATGAAGAGATGGTTCCTGAGGTATGGAGGCAGCAATTATTTTATCCTGTCATAAGTCAGCATTATCCAATACAGCAAAACAGTAACCTTAAACCAGCCCCCAGAACTGATAAAGAGCACGCAGTGGATGACAATTAGTAATGTGCTGTACAACAcaattctgaaaacaagcacCACAGACCCCAGATCAAAAATATCAATGCTGTGATCAGCAACTGGTAAACTGATCTAATGCTTATaacaatttacttttaaaacgCTGTGGTCAGCTCTGTCATCTCAACCTTTGTGCTCCATGCTAGGCACCAAAAAGCCTTGCTGTGGTTtgacccagcaggcagctcagaaCTGTACAGATATTCATCCAATGGACtgcaggagagaagagggagaaaaaaaaaaaaaaagtaaaagtttatGAGTTGATATAAAAGCAGATTAATAGGACACAAAGGAAATaatgataacaacaacaatagcaataaattgttattatatatttcatcatcatcaccatcaccatcaccatcatcattattattattattattattattattattattattattattattattatagacagagatataattattattaaggcctggcacatcagacccACAAAATGTATCAGGCTCTACTAGACACCAGTgcacagtgtaccctaatgccatcaagctagAAAGAGGTCCACCTGTAtgtctggagtgacagggggatcccaacaatTAACTGtactggaggctgaagtgagtctaactgggaaggAATGGCCAAAGCACCCCATTGGGACTGGCCCGGAGGCTACGTGCGTCCTCGACATAGGCTGCTTCAGGAGAGGGAATTTCAAAGTTCCAAGGTGGGGCTTTGACATAGCTGTCTTGGAGACAAAGGACATGAAACAGTTGTCTACCTTGCTTGGCCTTCCACAGAACCCTTCTGTTGGGGGTTTGCTGAGGGgtgaagaacagcaggtgccaATGGCTACCATGGTGGTGCACCTGAGGCAGCGTCACgctaaccgagactccctgattgcCATCCATGAGCTGGGTCATCCACTGGAGAGCCAAggtgtagatgtagagcttgggAGCGTAGTTTAGTGATGGACTTGTCAACACTAAGGTAAAGTTGCCTGACCTGGGTGACACGTCCCAGAGTAGTGTCAGGCACAATgcaattctttttgccttctgcatctgTAGCACAGGAAGTAGGATTTTTCCCTGCTCTATTGACTGGGCAGCTCTTTTCACATTACTCAGTTTAGGTTTGTGTGACTGGAGGGGGACAATTTCCCAAAAGAAGCCAAGCTCATGGGCACAGCTACAGccacaggaagattttttttttcacttttcaccCTGAGTTTTCCACAGAAGACCAAAGAGAGACCATGGATGTCCAGTTGTCTACTAAGATTCATTTAGAATTTCTCAGGATCAAACGgtcatttcaaatttcttttcttttcttttcttttcttttcttttcttttcttttcttttcttttcttttcttttttattttattttactttatttttttatattttccctgATTATCTTAGAAAGCTTTTCATGTGCTGAACTGTGCTACAGTTACAGGAACAAAGACTactgctggcagtggaggtGTCAGACCTCCagactctgtttttcttcccaatgaAAGTCTCCAAAGAAGTCCCCCTGGATCAATAGCAATAGGAGAATGatgctcaaaactgaaatacagtaaaattcagcctttaaaacacaacaaaaatttGTATTAGCTGCTTTTTTGAAATCTTCTTCCTTAACTACTTCATGCAAGCTCTGCCATTAGCTGTACAAGTCTTGAAGTCATGAAGAAAACTATGGAAGAGATGTCAggagtttctgcattttaatgagtaCCATGGTGTATTTTGGTCTGATGCTATGACACTCAGGTACTGAGAGGAGAATAATGCAACTGCTAGAGAAAGTGAAGTCAGGAGGAAAAGTTGAAGTGATTTGGAGTATTAATGGGCCCACTGAGGGCTGTTACTAATGAAGCCTCCCCAGGGACTAGTTAGGGTAGATAACTGTAGGCCATGATTACAGACAGGCAAAGGCACTGTGCTGAAAAAAGTCTTGTATTCTTCTGATGAAGCAGAAAAGCCAAggcctcatccctggaagtgggAGGGGAGATCCTGCACCCCCATGTCTGTGTCAGGGCTCTTGCTGGGGTCTGTAGGATGTGGTGGGCAGTGTAATGCCATGAGAAGAACAATGGTATGACATCTCTGAGCTGCTGTACAACGTTGAAATGAATCACTGAGGCCCCATCACAATAAGTATAACATATCTTCTCCTAAGCTCTAGCCAAAGGGACAGCTATGGCTGTTGTCTCTGTTCCTCAGGCCTATGAGGACACTGCTTCTCATTAAAGCACCAGGGCCTCATTGCCTCCTTGCCACCACCCATGAAGCAGGTGGGGCTCATACCATTCTCCTCACTTGGCAAtgcacatccccatctcctacTGACCAGGAAGCATCTTGTGGAAGGTGTGAAGGCTAAGGATCTCCATTCCCAGAGGACAATGGTCAAGGCCTGGCCCTTGTAATTGCTGACACACATCCAGTTTGTTTGTACCTCAGTGTCATCTTCACACagcctttgtctccttgtcctcactgcctccagaGTTCTGCTCTAATGAGCTCCAAGggaggctgtgtcagtgctggccctcagggggacactgcaggaaacttgcctctgacttggacttctggagagatgtcttcaattgtgtctgagtgcctgaggttcgtgggctcatcagcaaagcccccagagggATGATTCCAGTGCCTtaggctggtgctgtgctgctgagctgggccagacttgtgggacagagagagctcgTGGCAAGAGGGCCgtggtgcagagagacagctgtggccaggagcagctcctctgcacagcacagcagggctgggggctctgaccGCAGCTGGcacggggagaggagaggaaagagggcTTGGAGGCAGCTGGGTGTGGGAtgatgctgagagctgcctgcaggagaaacCTGCACAGCCCTTGACAAGGTAagtgcctggctgcagggccatgcctggctgcagggccatgcAGCTGCAGGTACTAGAGGGGTCTCCTCTTGCTGGGTCTTGTTTCTGGGAGGGCAGTGGGCGATGCAGTAGGCTTTGAGAGTCCTGCTGGGTTGCACTGCGAGGTGAGGAATTCTGGCAGAAACCTCTTGTATAGCCATAGGCCAGGTCTCCCTGGTCTGCCCAGAACACCCTGCTCGAGCAGGCCATGTCAGgctctctgtcagctgcctcATAGTTCTTGCAGCCATAGAAAAGAAGACAAGCTCACAAGCTCCATCTGGCTTTCTGTGGCGTTCCTCCCTCAGCAGCCTTCTCCAGTGTCTTCTCCGTTTTTTCAGGGAAACAGTCTAATGGGATGGTCCTGCAACTCACATAGGGGTGACACAGGGCAGCTAAGAACAGGactgctgggcagagctgctctgcttgaTCTTCACCAAGGGACACTCCCACAGGGTATCAAGAGGAATGAACAGGAAATGTGAGGATGTTCAGCAACCCAATACCTGTCCTAGGCATTGCAGGGCCTACTGGGATagaataaagcaaacaaaatccctacagctcagctctgcactCAGCTGAGTTGTTTGCAACAACTAACAAGTAGAAGGCACTTGAGGTTCCCTCATGTTcctgcttccctcctgctgAATAGGAGGAAGGAATGCTAGGGAGCCCACAATTACCCATTCTTCCAGTGCCACTCCCAGCTAGCACCAGCTACAGCTCAAGCAtgagagctgcagaaaatgtcTTCACATACTGAAGCTTGGTCTGGGGTGTACTCTAAGGCTTGCAATAGTTCTTCCtcaaagaaatcttttctttttctaccatTTTCTCTCAAATAGGCAGCCGTGTTCAATGTCAGAAAAtgcccaacagcagctctgtgagcgagttcctgctgctggcatttgCAGACATGCGTGAGCGGCAACTCCTGCACTttgcgctcttcctgggcatctacctggctgccctcctgggcaacggcctcattATCACCACTGTAGCCTgtgaccaccgcctccacacccccatgtacttcttcctcctcaacctcgccctcctcgacgtgggctgcatctccaccactctgcccaaagccatggccaatgccctctgggacaccagggccatctcctatcaaggctgtgctgctcaagttctcttttttgtcttcttctttggtTCAGAGTATTCAATTCTAACtatcatggcctatgaccgctacattgccgtctgcaagcccctgcactatggGAGCCTCCTGAGCAacagagcttgtgcccagatggcagcagctgcctggggcagtggctttctcaatgctgtcctgcacacggccaacacattttccctgcccctctgccaaggcaacTCTGTTGACCAATTCTTTTGTCAAATTCCACAAATCGTGAAGCTCTCCTGTTCAGATGCCTACCTCAAGGAAGTTGAGCTActtgtgttcagtttttcttttgtatttggttgttttgttttcattgtgttgtcctatgtgcagatcttcagggcagtgcAGAGGATGCCTTCTGAGCAGGGCCGACACAAAGCGTTTTCCACGTGCCTtcctcacctggccgtggtctcTCTGTTTGTTAGTACAGAcatgtttgcctacctgaagcccccctccctctcttccccatccctggaccttttggtggcagttctgtactcagtgGTGCCTCCCGCAGTGAATCCCCTCATCTAtagcatgaggaaccaggatCTCAAGGATGCCTTGAGGAGACTGATGACTAGAGATgttacaaaatcaaaaaaatagcccattttcttctgtatatgACCCAGAATGCATTGCACAGATACACACATAGAGACATGAACACGAGTGAGCACAAATGCCATCAGCCATTCCTACAAGTCTCATGAAGGCCAGTGGGGCAGACAGTGTCACGAGGTTAAGTAACATGCCTTGGGAAGTCACCTTTATCCAGCTCTGAGATGTGCTTGCTTGAAGCAAGGTCCCTGTGACCATTCCTCATGCCTTGGGGCACCTCAGAGAAGGGCAGAGCAAGGCAAagca from Aythya fuligula isolate bAytFul2 chromosome W, bAytFul2.pri, whole genome shotgun sequence encodes:
- the LOC116501313 gene encoding olfactory receptor 14C36-like, with translation MPNSSSVSEFLLLAFADMRERQLLHFALFLGIYLAALLGNGLIITTVACDHRLHTPMYFFLLNLALLDVGCISTTLPKAMANALWDTRAISYQGCAAQVLFFVFFFGSEYSILTIMAYDRYIAVCKPLHYGSLLSNRACAQMAAAAWGSGFLNAVLHTANTFSLPLCQGNSVDQFFCQIPQIVKLSCSDAYLKEVELLVFSFSFVFGCFVFIVLSYVQIFRAVQRMPSEQGRHKAFSTCLPHLAVVSLFVSTDMFAYLKPPSLSSPSLDLLVAVLYSVVPPAVNPLIYSMRNQDLKDALRRLMTRDVTKSKK